One genomic region from Mycoplasmopsis columbina encodes:
- a CDS encoding DUF3137 domain-containing protein, producing the protein MRTVQQPLKFSEFKNKHFAKTEEEVTKVIKEIASNSTFKNIKWFLISGILTILLGIVLMVILFTLVKNNTGIIVSLGVGIGLIIVGSLLIKLWTVKVKQLKSLILKELKQKRMFLNLLKELNLKLIRIEDLQNNIVDEKTKSDFVEHINKMHNPISNFEKSLKGLGGIPNDAQIVKKNDQIAILDEWSNTWVGQQITFQWQRTSSDLKGNITVQTYNKDVYAFEGIYLNVHENDNLNFSIGTRTLVNYNHYSNTKLENKEFNKMFNVYTNDQLKIRKAFTPLSMEVLLNHVKENKNAIPSLFGMTYINGNVKAWFIPTGQILYIDLPTGYTALKTIVRQVTNDLIKDVYLLYWIVSFMNTPPMFY; encoded by the coding sequence ATGAGAACAGTTCAACAGCCGCTAAAATTTAGTGAATTTAAAAATAAGCATTTCGCTAAAACAGAAGAAGAAGTTACAAAAGTTATAAAAGAAATAGCAAGTAATTCAACATTTAAGAATATTAAGTGATTTTTAATTTCAGGAATTTTAACAATTCTTCTTGGAATAGTTTTGATGGTAATTTTATTTACTCTTGTTAAAAATAATACAGGTATTATTGTTTCGCTAGGTGTTGGAATAGGATTAATTATCGTTGGTTCGCTATTAATAAAATTGTGAACAGTTAAAGTTAAACAACTAAAGAGTTTAATACTTAAAGAATTAAAACAAAAGAGAATGTTTCTTAATTTATTAAAAGAGCTTAATTTAAAACTTATTAGAATTGAAGATTTACAAAATAATATAGTTGATGAAAAAACTAAAAGTGATTTTGTGGAACATATTAATAAAATGCACAATCCTATTAGTAATTTTGAAAAGTCTTTAAAAGGTCTTGGGGGTATTCCTAATGATGCACAAATTGTTAAAAAAAATGATCAAATAGCTATTTTAGATGAATGATCAAATACATGAGTAGGTCAACAAATTACTTTCCAGTGACAAAGAACATCTTCAGATTTAAAAGGAAATATCACAGTTCAAACCTATAACAAAGATGTTTATGCTTTTGAAGGAATTTATTTAAATGTTCATGAAAATGATAATTTGAATTTTTCAATAGGAACAAGAACACTAGTTAATTACAATCATTATTCAAACACTAAATTAGAAAATAAAGAATTTAATAAAATGTTTAATGTTTATACAAATGATCAATTAAAAATTAGAAAAGCTTTTACTCCTCTTTCTATGGAAGTTTTATTAAACCATGTTAAGGAAAATAAAAATGCAATTCCATCTCTTTTTGGAATGACATACATTAATGGTAATGTAAAAGCATGATTTATTCCAACCGGACAAATTTTATATATTGATCTACCAACAGGATATACAGCTTTAAAAACCATTGTTAGACAAGTGACAAATGATTTAATTAAAGATGTTTATTTACTTTATTGAATAGTTTCATTTATGAACACTCCACCAATGTTCTATTAA
- a CDS encoding LacI family DNA-binding transcriptional regulator encodes MKEFGYKEIAKLTGLSVATVSRYFNECYISDKNKELIEDALQKKEYVPSLGNKVIKDRDNTIFAILPETPSEAYYRVLEGIQFGARRKNKKIFVSYSSNQNFVKEIKNILSWKPFGVIVFMPPNLEEMIKKYIEQNRPRKTKIFLYNNYLDGDKKITIDYGEAFKNLVFKFKNIMKETDTLVYVDDIHLKEKYRVERRNGFINGCELEKINCVILELDWKQDAKVKEVAQSIFKSGYVYTASSSHDVFMALATVGDKNMVLTDIGSPSNIDHLNKYSFKILEDFVKLGLIIERNLYDLVNDDLKNQVVVYTPDVIKKGK; translated from the coding sequence ATGAAAGAATTCGGCTACAAAGAAATTGCTAAATTAACTGGTTTGTCAGTTGCAACAGTTAGCAGATACTTCAATGAATGCTATATTTCTGATAAAAATAAAGAATTAATTGAAGATGCCCTTCAAAAAAAAGAATACGTGCCTTCTTTAGGAAATAAAGTTATCAAAGATCGTGATAATACTATCTTTGCAATTTTACCTGAAACGCCTTCAGAAGCTTATTACAGAGTTTTAGAAGGTATTCAGTTTGGAGCTAGGAGAAAAAACAAAAAAATTTTTGTTTCTTATTCATCAAATCAAAATTTTGTTAAAGAAATTAAAAATATTTTAAGTTGAAAGCCATTCGGAGTTATTGTTTTTATGCCTCCAAATTTGGAAGAAATGATAAAAAAATATATAGAACAAAATAGACCTAGAAAAACAAAAATTTTTCTTTACAACAATTACTTAGATGGTGATAAAAAAATTACTATTGATTATGGAGAAGCTTTTAAAAATTTAGTTTTCAAATTTAAAAACATTATGAAAGAAACCGATACTTTGGTTTATGTTGATGATATTCACTTAAAAGAGAAATACAGAGTCGAAAGACGAAATGGATTTATTAATGGTTGTGAATTAGAAAAAATTAATTGTGTAATTTTAGAATTAGATTGAAAACAAGATGCAAAAGTCAAAGAAGTTGCACAAAGTATTTTTAAAAGTGGTTATGTTTATACAGCGTCATCTTCACATGATGTTTTTATGGCTTTGGCTACTGTTGGCGATAAAAACATGGTTTTAACAGATATTGGTTCTCCATCAAACATTGATCATTTGAATAAATATAGTTTCAAAATCTTAGAAGATTTTGTCAAATTAGGCTTAATTATAGAGAGAAATCTTTATGACTTAGTCAATGATGATCTTAAAAATCAAGTTGTTGTTTACACTCCAGATGTAATTAAGAAAGGTAAATAA
- a CDS encoding exonuclease domain-containing protein — protein MKNPINIPTKEQQEIIDSLKNNNVIVQAFAGAGKTTTILQFALQNPDKKILALTYNRKLMDDGNLKLNEQEIFNTEIYTFHSFASVFFNQTCKDDISLHNFVRGGKKHLINLKYDVIFIDEAQDLTQQYLEFIILILENNQKDYKLAVIGDKYQSIYEYLKADPRYLEFVDKLIVNKYPWVKKQLTTSFRITTEMAEFVNEHMFGDNLINSPNKLSNSVFYQIYDYENENDYKVFINQIKKIIERHGQENIFILSPVTKPNFFIGKKIANDLTQLGFNIYYANNEDQQLSQNEIRNKLVFSTIHQSKGLERDVAIVIEFDNSYFKWFDKKINPFNFNNLYYVAATRAKKELYLIHDQKHFQLPFLQNYNKLLENYAGEFKNKKILFKLDEKEESNTTKYSVSSLTKHLDKDLMIWINDNLKFKELSPKNKKEILVDDYLTLKINEKEIVENISNISGTSITLYYAFLKNQETRNQTIKNLNTFFHMAKFDTSEKNKNMAFLKIKIDVILKEIQIKQILKPEKILFLSNLYNSLIDNLMVKITTIPENKHNWISQEKYNEIYDRMKIDHDNLEFEKPVNHLFQMGNKNIWISGLIDCIDYQNKNIIEFKFIKEFSFEHYIQLITYKYLLIKNDFNNFKDFKMILHNVKNNQKIEIDITNDEVIKIVEKIIEVKNFELLKIDDSSFIKDTINAIEKVKKENSLWLTNKNTALTNEINKVTYLINNFEKISNNFKRFLIIDIETFNHDPLSICSIGAILIENNEIIKEFNSLIKPHPIARQQNRFISTHNIGYRHVIDAPYFDEVWNKNLASLIDNKTLILAHNASFDITKTLKYVFLKYQINVSFNYACTWQTLKKILDFQSHSLESYKNRIGEKWIKDFTHHDALSDCKFTFNIFNAYNLKLEDIYNSKEGIKQIKNFVLNKEEM, from the coding sequence ATGAAAAATCCTATAAATATTCCCACTAAAGAACAACAAGAAATAATTGATTCTCTAAAAAATAACAATGTTATAGTTCAAGCATTTGCTGGAGCAGGTAAAACAACAACAATTTTACAATTTGCTTTGCAAAATCCAGATAAAAAAATTCTCGCTTTAACATATAACAGAAAATTGATGGATGATGGTAATTTAAAGTTGAATGAACAAGAAATATTTAACACAGAAATTTATACTTTTCACTCTTTTGCCAGTGTTTTTTTTAATCAAACTTGTAAGGACGACATTTCTTTACATAATTTTGTAAGAGGTGGTAAAAAACATCTCATTAATTTAAAATACGATGTTATTTTTATTGATGAAGCACAAGATTTAACTCAACAATATCTTGAATTTATAATTCTAATTTTAGAAAATAATCAAAAAGACTATAAATTAGCGGTAATTGGTGATAAATACCAAAGTATTTATGAATATTTGAAAGCCGATCCTAGATATTTAGAATTTGTTGATAAACTAATTGTAAATAAATACCCTTGAGTAAAAAAACAATTAACAACTTCATTTAGAATTACCACTGAAATGGCTGAATTTGTAAATGAACACATGTTTGGTGATAATTTAATCAATAGCCCAAATAAACTATCAAATAGTGTTTTTTATCAAATTTATGATTATGAAAATGAAAATGATTATAAAGTTTTTATCAACCAAATTAAAAAAATCATAGAAAGGCATGGACAAGAAAATATTTTTATTCTTTCTCCTGTAACAAAACCAAATTTTTTTATAGGCAAAAAAATTGCAAACGACCTAACACAACTAGGTTTCAATATTTATTATGCAAACAATGAAGATCAACAACTTTCACAAAATGAAATTAGAAACAAGTTAGTTTTTTCTACAATTCATCAATCTAAGGGATTAGAAAGAGATGTTGCAATTGTTATTGAATTCGATAATTCTTATTTTAAGTGATTTGATAAAAAAATCAATCCGTTTAATTTTAATAATCTTTATTATGTTGCAGCAACAAGAGCAAAAAAAGAGTTGTATTTAATTCATGATCAGAAACATTTTCAACTACCTTTTTTACAAAACTACAATAAACTATTAGAAAATTACGCAGGTGAATTTAAAAATAAAAAAATTCTTTTTAAGTTGGATGAAAAAGAAGAATCTAATACTACAAAATATAGCGTTTCATCTTTAACTAAACACTTAGATAAAGATTTAATGATTTGAATTAATGATAATTTAAAATTCAAGGAACTTTCTCCAAAAAATAAAAAGGAAATTTTAGTGGATGATTATTTAACACTAAAGATTAATGAAAAAGAAATTGTTGAAAATATCTCAAATATTTCTGGAACTTCTATAACTTTGTATTATGCCTTTTTAAAAAATCAAGAAACCAGAAATCAGACAATAAAAAATCTTAATACTTTTTTTCATATGGCTAAATTTGATACATCTGAAAAAAATAAAAACATGGCTTTTTTAAAAATTAAAATTGATGTCATTTTGAAAGAAATTCAAATTAAACAGATTTTAAAACCTGAAAAAATTTTATTTTTATCAAATTTATATAATTCATTAATAGATAATTTGATGGTTAAAATTACGACTATTCCAGAAAATAAACATAATTGAATTAGTCAAGAAAAGTATAATGAAATCTATGACAGAATGAAGATTGATCATGACAATTTAGAATTTGAAAAACCTGTTAATCATTTATTTCAAATGGGAAACAAAAATATATGAATTTCTGGTTTAATTGATTGCATTGACTATCAAAACAAAAATATTATTGAATTTAAATTCATAAAAGAATTTTCTTTTGAACATTATATTCAACTTATAACTTACAAATACTTATTGATTAAAAATGATTTTAATAACTTTAAAGATTTTAAAATGATTTTACATAATGTTAAAAATAATCAAAAAATAGAAATTGATATAACAAATGATGAAGTTATTAAAATTGTTGAAAAAATTATTGAAGTTAAAAATTTTGAACTTTTAAAAATAGATGATTCTTCTTTTATAAAAGATACTATTAATGCAATTGAAAAAGTTAAAAAAGAAAATTCTTTATGACTGACAAATAAAAACACCGCTTTAACTAATGAAATTAATAAAGTTACTTATTTAATAAATAACTTTGAAAAAATTAGCAATAATTTTAAAAGATTTTTAATTATCGACATTGAAACCTTTAATCATGATCCTTTATCTATCTGCTCAATTGGTGCAATTTTGATTGAAAATAATGAAATTATTAAAGAATTTAATTCTCTTATAAAACCTCATCCAATAGCAAGACAGCAAAATAGATTTATTTCAACACATAATATTGGTTATAGGCATGTAATTGATGCTCCATATTTTGATGAAGTTTGAAATAAAAATTTAGCATCCCTAATTGATAATAAAACATTAATTTTGGCTCATAATGCATCTTTTGATATAACCAAAACTTTAAAATACGTTTTTTTAAAATACCAAATCAATGTATCGTTTAACTATGCATGCACATGACAGACGCTTAAGAAAATACTAGATTTTCAAAGTCATAGTTTAGAAAGTTATAAAAATAGAATTGGTGAAAAATGAATAAAAGATTTTACCCACCATGATGCACTAAGTGATTGTAAATTTACTTTTAATATTTTTAATGCATATAATTTAAAATTAGAAGATATTTATAATTCTAAAGAAGGAATAAAACAAATTAAAAATTTTGTTTTAAATAAAGAGGAGATGTAA
- the rmuC gene encoding DNA recombination protein RmuC — translation MLAALIVLQILIILLVLTLFIGILVTYLKRKKRSEQSTDNELKLQISTIKNELFEFLTNKFIDLEKRTISEFEQETKNIKNELVDVADNSLKSQMIKKLNFLEEENTKAIKFLSENLMLKNTQAIDLLNNKIAELFDRQSMALEKIQQSKNDELSAIKKENNLALENINKRVEIELQQIKKEIDEKLKNELAKKIEASFEQSITTINTLTENIGIIQNVNQNITDIKAIFQNSKNYGTFGEKILYDILENAYGNLTNKYSLQYKIKDDSIVDAAVNMYNENGEPIILPIDSKFPVTTYREYNDNPTEINYKKVIESIKERFKEVAKYVVENKTTTHALLFFPSEGIYYFFIKSKDRDDILRKYPKVLPVSPSNIMLYISHFDLFSKAQRISKELKNIEDLFRSIVSSYAEIAKKYNDSKKQQEKALKSLEDLGKKFENINKKVYLQAKQAELTDVKDFQLLKEIKEED, via the coding sequence ATGTTAGCTGCATTAATTGTTTTACAAATTTTAATTATTTTATTAGTATTAACCTTATTTATAGGTATTTTGGTAACTTACCTAAAACGAAAAAAAAGAAGTGAGCAATCCACTGATAATGAATTAAAACTACAAATTTCAACTATTAAAAATGAATTATTCGAATTTTTGACAAATAAATTTATTGATTTAGAGAAAAGAACTATAAGTGAATTTGAGCAAGAAACTAAAAATATTAAAAATGAGTTAGTTGATGTTGCAGATAATTCACTAAAAAGTCAGATGATTAAAAAATTAAATTTTCTAGAAGAAGAAAATACTAAAGCAATTAAATTTTTAAGTGAAAATTTAATGCTTAAAAATACTCAAGCCATTGACCTATTAAACAATAAAATAGCTGAATTATTCGATAGACAATCAATGGCTTTAGAAAAAATACAGCAAAGTAAAAATGATGAACTAAGTGCAATTAAAAAAGAAAATAATCTAGCACTAGAAAATATTAATAAACGTGTAGAGATAGAATTACAACAAATTAAAAAAGAAATTGATGAGAAATTGAAGAATGAACTTGCTAAAAAAATTGAAGCTTCTTTTGAACAATCAATTACTACAATTAACACTTTAACAGAGAATATAGGAATAATTCAAAATGTTAATCAAAACATTACTGACATTAAAGCAATTTTCCAAAACTCAAAGAATTACGGTACTTTTGGTGAAAAAATTCTTTATGATATCTTAGAAAATGCTTACGGTAATTTGACAAACAAATATTCTCTTCAATATAAAATAAAAGATGATTCTATAGTTGATGCTGCTGTTAATATGTACAATGAAAATGGAGAACCAATAATTCTTCCAATTGACTCAAAATTCCCAGTTACAACATATCGAGAATATAACGATAATCCAACAGAAATTAACTATAAAAAAGTTATTGAATCAATTAAAGAAAGATTTAAAGAAGTAGCAAAATACGTTGTGGAAAATAAAACTACAACACACGCTTTATTGTTTTTCCCAAGTGAAGGCATTTATTACTTTTTTATTAAATCTAAAGATAGAGACGATATTTTAAGAAAATATCCTAAAGTCTTGCCAGTAAGTCCTTCAAATATAATGCTTTATATTAGTCATTTTGATCTTTTCTCAAAAGCTCAAAGAATCTCAAAAGAGTTAAAAAACATTGAAGATTTATTTAGAAGTATTGTTTCAAGTTACGCTGAAATTGCTAAAAAATATAACGATAGTAAAAAACAACAAGAAAAAGCTTTAAAATCTCTTGAAGATTTAGGTAAAAAATTTGAAAATATTAATAAAAAAGTTTATTTACAAGCAAAACAAGCAGAACTTACAGATGTTAAAGATTTTCAACTTTTAAAAGAAATTAAAGAAGAAGATTAA
- the smpB gene encoding SsrA-binding protein, producing MKLITDNRRGMHGYKILDKYECGMVLQGWEVKSARANTVNLQNSYCFFRKGELFLYNALFKSYMLEKNDETRERKLLMHKKELIRLNSKLDKLGNGTIIPTKLYFTPTSKIKIEIALVVGMSKSDKREEIKAKDNELYLKKIKQYY from the coding sequence ATGAAATTAATAACCGATAATCGCCGAGGAATGCATGGCTATAAAATTTTAGATAAGTATGAATGTGGAATGGTACTACAAGGTTGAGAAGTTAAATCTGCAAGAGCTAACACTGTTAATTTGCAAAATTCATATTGTTTTTTTAGAAAAGGTGAATTATTTTTATATAACGCACTTTTTAAAAGTTATATGCTTGAAAAAAATGATGAAACACGCGAGCGAAAATTGCTAATGCACAAAAAAGAATTAATAAGACTTAATTCAAAATTAGATAAGTTAGGAAACGGAACAATTATCCCAACCAAACTATATTTCACTCCAACGAGTAAAATCAAAATAGAAATTGCTTTGGTAGTTGGAATGAGCAAAAGTGATAAAAGAGAAGAAATAAAAGCCAAAGACAACGAACTTTATTTAAAGAAAATTAAACAATATTATTAA
- a CDS encoding thioredoxin family protein: MLQLREITTKEYKDEISKEQGLYVLVFHALWCPPCKMFKHTLEEVVSKNNVPVYRVDVDANQDLTDEFGVTSMPTWFIFKDGKQVQKGLGYMPHPTFELELKKHM, from the coding sequence ATGCTACAGCTTAGAGAAATTACTACCAAAGAATACAAAGATGAAATATCAAAAGAACAAGGACTTTATGTTTTAGTCTTTCACGCACTATGATGTCCACCATGTAAAATGTTTAAACACACTTTAGAAGAAGTTGTTTCTAAAAATAATGTTCCTGTTTATCGTGTAGATGTTGACGCGAACCAAGATTTAACTGATGAATTTGGTGTTACCTCAATGCCAACATGATTTATTTTTAAAGATGGAAAACAAGTTCAAAAAGGTTTAGGTTACATGCCACATCCTACCTTTGAATTAGAACTAAAAAAACATATGTAA
- the gyrB gene encoding DNA topoisomerase (ATP-hydrolyzing) subunit B, giving the protein MTDKRDYGASNLRVLEGLDPVRVRPGMYIGSTGIKGLHHLVWEIVDNSVDECMAGFANEIKITLTKDGYVQVEDNGRGIPTDMHPETGMSGVETALTKLHAGGKFDSNTYKVSGGLHGVGASVVNALSDDLEAWVKRDGKLHYAHFQNGGQIIQPLTILDEVDKNETGTTIKFHPDFTVMDKNNFDKDVIVDHAKQIAYLNKGLKISVKDERDNTYNEFVFEGGIVDYVKELNTGQTLITEQIIYAEGEYSHGEDAPVQVEVALQYNSKITGNIVSYANNILTTEGGTHENGFYDALTRLLNSYGLDSGIIKKDEEKVSREDVKEGLVAIISIKHTDPIFEGQTKTKLGNKDARIAVNKVFSENLERFLNENPNEAKLIVQKTLAAKKSRIAAETARDAARRKTVFESGSLPGKLADCTSKNAEISELYIVEGNSAGGSAKMGRDRTTQAILPLRGKVINVEKNQASKVFNNEEINSLIAALGTGVLDNFNINKLRYHKIIIMTDADVDGAHIRTLLLTFFYRYFRKLIEYGFIYIAQPPLYKIQQNKNVEYAYNDEQKDEIMSKLNPNSKINIQRYKGLGEMDPEQLWETTMNPETRLMLQVQIEDAARADQMFTILMGDDVAPRREFIEQNAKYVKNIDF; this is encoded by the coding sequence ATGACTGATAAAAGAGATTATGGCGCAAGTAATTTAAGGGTTTTAGAAGGCTTAGATCCTGTTAGAGTTAGACCTGGAATGTACATTGGTTCAACAGGAATAAAAGGATTGCATCACCTAGTTTGAGAAATTGTTGATAACTCAGTTGATGAGTGCATGGCAGGTTTTGCTAATGAAATTAAAATCACTTTGACAAAAGATGGTTATGTTCAAGTTGAAGATAATGGCCGTGGAATTCCAACTGACATGCACCCTGAAACAGGTATGTCAGGTGTTGAAACTGCATTGACAAAATTGCACGCAGGTGGAAAGTTTGATTCAAATACTTATAAAGTTTCAGGAGGTTTACACGGTGTTGGTGCCTCAGTTGTAAATGCTTTAAGTGATGATTTAGAAGCTTGAGTAAAAAGAGACGGAAAATTACACTATGCCCATTTTCAAAATGGAGGTCAAATTATCCAACCTTTAACAATTTTAGATGAAGTAGACAAAAATGAAACTGGAACAACAATTAAATTCCACCCCGATTTCACTGTAATGGACAAAAATAATTTTGACAAAGATGTAATTGTGGATCATGCTAAACAAATTGCCTATCTTAATAAAGGTCTTAAAATTTCTGTTAAAGATGAGAGAGATAATACTTACAATGAATTCGTTTTTGAAGGTGGAATTGTAGATTATGTTAAAGAATTAAACACCGGACAGACTTTAATAACTGAACAAATTATTTACGCAGAAGGTGAATATTCACATGGTGAAGACGCTCCTGTTCAAGTAGAAGTTGCTCTTCAGTACAATTCAAAAATTACCGGAAATATTGTTTCATATGCTAATAACATCTTAACAACAGAAGGCGGAACACATGAAAACGGTTTTTATGATGCTTTAACTCGTTTACTTAATTCTTATGGATTAGATTCAGGAATCATCAAAAAAGATGAAGAAAAAGTATCACGTGAAGACGTTAAAGAAGGACTTGTTGCCATTATCTCAATTAAACACACTGATCCAATTTTTGAAGGTCAAACTAAAACTAAATTAGGAAATAAAGATGCAAGAATTGCTGTAAATAAGGTATTTTCAGAAAATTTAGAAAGATTTTTAAATGAAAATCCTAATGAAGCTAAGTTAATTGTGCAGAAAACTTTAGCTGCTAAAAAATCTAGAATTGCTGCAGAAACAGCTAGAGATGCAGCAAGAAGAAAGACAGTTTTTGAATCTGGTTCATTGCCAGGTAAACTAGCAGATTGCACTTCCAAAAATGCTGAAATTAGTGAACTTTACATTGTTGAGGGTAATTCAGCGGGAGGAAGTGCTAAGATGGGTAGAGATCGTACTACTCAGGCAATTTTACCATTGAGAGGTAAGGTTATTAATGTTGAAAAAAACCAAGCAAGTAAAGTTTTCAATAATGAAGAAATTAACTCTTTAATCGCGGCTTTGGGAACAGGAGTTTTAGATAATTTCAATATTAATAAACTTAGATATCACAAAATTATCATAATGACTGATGCCGATGTGGACGGTGCCCACATTAGAACTTTACTTTTAACTTTCTTCTATCGTTACTTTAGAAAATTAATTGAATATGGCTTTATTTATATTGCACAACCGCCACTTTATAAAATTCAACAAAATAAAAATGTCGAGTATGCATATAATGACGAACAAAAAGATGAAATTATGAGTAAATTAAATCCAAATTCAAAAATTAATATTCAACGTTACAAAGGACTTGGTGAAATGGATCCTGAACAACTTTGAGAAACAACAATGAATCCTGAAACAAGATTAATGTTACAAGTTCAAATTGAAGATGCAGCAAGAGCTGATCAAATGTTCACAATTCTAATGGGTGATGATGTAGCTCCAAGACGTGAATTCATTGAACAAAACGCAAAATATGTAAAAAATATCGATTTTTAA
- a CDS encoding DUF2179 domain-containing protein, translating into MKKEDLKQNEQEKTKVNDLEYTNSLKPEYDIFTKEKEDDLKKIVKKSNTQYRYTRLSNFVLRLSRFYAPMPLYKLVLITGFLAILFGVVGILFVKNPGIYNFGAAAIGQALSKIVNVILRSNSYVTPAIYNAIDHALFWISYLILSIPIFIFGFKKVGKIFTLLTFEFLIISSLVSFGLGQIQQINEFYLIGDFSTSGISNEAKDLVAQNLWQGKSQIWQLIPLQWSDGGTIIAQIIFAFVYAIMLAFFFAIIAIMGGSAGVTGIIGEYMSTVKHKNFGTVNAYINLVIMIISVLIGTYLSGSLILSDLATNVQNIEGIAKEDLEIISKISSFRWQTALYFSPNMISTMFCNFVFAIVLNKLFPKFKIVQLKIYSPHMTDIRRAIIEDKKTINSFTITKGIGGYSGNKTKVLTAVTLYKQVPRLIKKVRSVDETALITVNNIASVDGNLYLPEDKF; encoded by the coding sequence ATGAAAAAAGAAGACTTAAAACAAAATGAACAAGAAAAAACTAAAGTTAATGATCTTGAATACACAAATTCTTTAAAACCAGAGTATGACATTTTTACTAAAGAAAAAGAAGATGATTTAAAAAAAATAGTTAAAAAAAGTAATACTCAATATAGATACACACGGCTTTCTAATTTTGTATTAAGATTATCAAGATTTTATGCGCCCATGCCGTTGTACAAATTAGTCTTAATTACAGGCTTTTTAGCAATTTTATTTGGTGTAGTTGGAATTCTTTTTGTTAAAAACCCAGGTATTTACAACTTTGGAGCAGCAGCAATTGGTCAAGCATTATCAAAAATAGTAAATGTTATTTTGAGATCTAATTCTTATGTTACACCTGCAATATATAATGCTATTGATCATGCTCTCTTCTGGATTTCATATTTAATCTTAAGTATTCCAATATTTATTTTTGGTTTTAAAAAAGTAGGGAAAATATTTACTTTGCTAACTTTTGAATTTTTAATTATAAGTAGTCTTGTTTCTTTTGGATTAGGACAAATTCAACAAATAAATGAATTTTATTTAATTGGTGATTTTTCAACATCGGGAATTTCTAACGAAGCAAAAGATTTAGTTGCGCAAAATTTATGACAAGGAAAAAGTCAGATTTGACAACTAATTCCACTTCAATGATCTGATGGAGGAACAATAATTGCACAAATTATTTTCGCCTTTGTTTATGCAATAATGTTAGCTTTCTTCTTCGCAATAATTGCCATAATGGGCGGTTCTGCAGGGGTAACAGGAATAATTGGTGAATATATGTCCACTGTAAAACATAAAAATTTTGGAACAGTTAATGCATATATAAATTTAGTTATTATGATTATTTCAGTCCTTATTGGAACATATCTTTCAGGAAGCTTAATTTTAAGTGATTTGGCAACAAATGTTCAAAATATTGAGGGAATTGCAAAAGAAGATTTAGAAATAATTAGTAAAATTTCTTCTTTTAGATGACAAACTGCTCTTTATTTTTCACCTAATATGATTTCTACTATGTTTTGTAATTTTGTTTTTGCAATTGTTTTAAATAAACTTTTCCCTAAATTCAAAATAGTTCAATTAAAAATTTACTCTCCTCACATGACGGATATTAGAAGAGCAATCATTGAAGACAAAAAAACAATTAATAGCTTTACGATCACCAAAGGAATTGGTGGTTATTCAGGAAACAAAACTAAAGTTTTAACTGCTGTTACTTTATACAAACAAGTACCAAGATTGATTAAAAAAGTAAGATCTGTTGACGAAACTGCCTTAATTACAGTTAATAATATTGCTTCGGTAGACGGTAATTTATATCTACCAGAAGATAAATTTTAG